From a single Nostoc sp. MS1 genomic region:
- the rplC gene encoding 50S ribosomal protein L3, whose protein sequence is MSVGILGTKLGMTQIFDEAGVAIPVTVVQVGPCVVTQVKTKPTDGYAAIQVGYGEVKPKALNRPLLGHLAKSSAPALRHLKEYHTDASSDYALGQEIKADIFSAGQIVDVIGTSIGRGFAGNQKRNNFGRGPMSHGSKNHRAPGSIGAGTTPGRVYPGKRMAGRLGGTRVTIRKLTVVRVDAERNLLLIKGAVPGKPGALLNIVPAKKVGK, encoded by the coding sequence GTGTCTGTAGGGATTCTCGGCACCAAGCTGGGCATGACCCAAATATTTGACGAAGCAGGAGTTGCAATTCCTGTAACAGTCGTCCAAGTGGGGCCATGCGTTGTTACCCAAGTTAAAACCAAACCAACCGACGGCTACGCAGCTATCCAAGTTGGCTACGGCGAAGTTAAACCCAAGGCGTTGAACAGACCCTTACTAGGTCACTTAGCCAAATCATCTGCCCCCGCATTGCGGCATTTGAAAGAGTATCACACAGATGCTTCTAGCGATTATGCGTTAGGGCAAGAAATTAAAGCAGATATTTTTAGTGCAGGTCAAATTGTAGACGTTATCGGTACTAGTATCGGTCGCGGTTTTGCAGGCAACCAAAAGCGGAACAACTTTGGACGCGGGCCAATGTCCCACGGTTCCAAAAACCATAGAGCGCCCGGTTCTATTGGTGCAGGTACAACCCCAGGTCGTGTCTATCCCGGAAAACGGATGGCAGGACGTTTAGGTGGTACTCGCGTTACTATTCGCAAACTGACCGTAGTGCGCGTTGATGCGGAGCGCAACTTGCTTTTAATTAAAGGCGCTGTTCCTGGCAAACCAGGGGCTTTATTAAATATTGTACCTGCTAAAAAAGTTGGTAAGTAG
- a CDS encoding NAD(P)H-quinone oxidoreductase subunit N encodes MALITTGNGFIKDLEKFGSLGVYVPLEGGFEGRYRRRLRAAGYTTFMFTARGLGDVAAYLTGVHGVRPPHLGKKSSGNGAAVGNVYYLPPIVGSQLEQLPPKSKGLVLWIIEGHILSDQEVEFLTELPKLEPKVKVIIERGGDRAFRWKSLKDTISATYQAV; translated from the coding sequence ATGGCACTAATTACCACTGGCAACGGTTTCATTAAGGATCTGGAAAAATTTGGATCTTTAGGTGTTTACGTACCTCTGGAAGGAGGTTTTGAAGGTCGGTATCGGCGGCGGTTGCGTGCGGCTGGCTATACGACTTTTATGTTTACCGCGCGGGGATTAGGTGATGTCGCCGCTTATCTGACAGGCGTTCACGGGGTTAGACCTCCCCATTTAGGGAAGAAAAGCTCTGGTAATGGTGCAGCAGTGGGTAATGTATATTATCTGCCACCAATTGTTGGCTCTCAACTAGAACAATTGCCACCCAAGTCTAAGGGGTTGGTATTGTGGATCATTGAAGGGCATATTCTCTCTGATCAGGAAGTTGAGTTTTTGACAGAGTTACCGAAGCTGGAACCCAAGGTGAAGGTAATCATTGAGAGAGGAGGCGATCGCGCTTTCCGTTGGAAGTCTCTTAAAGATACAATCTCTGCTACTTATCAGGCTGTTTAG
- a CDS encoding GNAT family N-acetyltransferase: MLIRPATPTDVPAVLPMVAKICALHESWDVDKYGFLPYPEKRYEKWLTRLTNQERSVFLVADNQGQLVAFIVATVEQEIPIYRTKEFAFIHDLWVEPEYRKQGIAKQIVQQTIQRLRQIGVEQIRLDTAAANEAARKLFTSCGFRLSTMEMLMTGSRE, from the coding sequence ATGCTGATTCGCCCCGCAACACCTACTGATGTACCCGCAGTTTTACCAATGGTTGCGAAGATTTGTGCGTTACATGAATCATGGGATGTGGACAAGTACGGCTTTTTACCATATCCAGAAAAACGCTATGAAAAATGGCTGACAAGACTAACTAACCAAGAACGTAGCGTATTTTTAGTAGCCGACAACCAAGGACAACTGGTAGCTTTTATAGTGGCAACAGTTGAACAAGAAATACCCATTTATCGTACAAAAGAATTTGCCTTCATTCATGACCTTTGGGTAGAGCCAGAATACCGTAAACAAGGCATTGCCAAGCAAATCGTCCAACAAACCATCCAACGCCTTCGCCAAATAGGAGTAGAGCAAATCCGCCTAGACACAGCCGCAGCCAACGAAGCCGCCAGAAAACTATTTACATCCTGTGGTTTCCGCCTCAGCACAATGGAAATGCTGATGACAGGGAGTAGGGAGTAA
- a CDS encoding ABC transporter permease, whose protein sequence is MTSQKSLNWGNNFKTSQLQILLADTLTIFWGDWLELRVRIAQVAASGLISPLIYILAFGLGLGNSIRPGAGISGNYNSYLEFMLPGMVALSSMTISFGGTTFSICGDRLFSKTFEELLLTPINPLAMHLGKMLAGVVRGLMTSGSVILVALIITRNLNFINPLFLLVLILNCAVFAGLGVIVGLSVRSLESVGLYNNFIIIPMSFLGATFFDPSTLPTAFQAVVYLLPLTYASTGLRAATNFPLSQFPWYSIPVLLVIAIALTYWGGYKFAHQQD, encoded by the coding sequence GTGACATCTCAAAAATCCTTAAACTGGGGCAATAACTTTAAAACCTCCCAACTGCAAATCCTCTTAGCCGATACCTTAACCATCTTTTGGGGAGATTGGTTAGAATTGCGTGTACGTATAGCGCAAGTAGCAGCATCAGGCTTAATATCACCACTTATATATATATTGGCGTTCGGTTTAGGACTGGGTAATTCAATAAGACCCGGTGCTGGTATTAGTGGTAATTACAATAGCTATTTAGAGTTCATGTTGCCCGGCATGGTAGCCTTATCTTCCATGACCATTAGTTTCGGTGGGACAACATTCTCAATTTGTGGAGATAGACTGTTTAGCAAAACCTTTGAAGAATTATTGCTCACCCCCATCAATCCTTTAGCAATGCACCTTGGTAAGATGCTGGCGGGAGTTGTGCGTGGTTTGATGACTTCCGGTTCCGTAATTTTAGTAGCGCTGATAATCACAAGAAACCTGAATTTTATTAATCCCTTATTTTTACTGGTACTAATTTTGAATTGTGCCGTATTTGCTGGGTTGGGTGTAATTGTCGGTTTATCAGTGCGATCGCTAGAATCAGTAGGGCTATACAACAACTTTATAATTATCCCAATGTCCTTCTTAGGTGCCACCTTCTTCGACCCCAGCACCTTACCAACCGCATTCCAAGCCGTAGTTTATCTACTCCCCCTCACCTACGCCAGTACAGGCTTACGTGCAGCCACTAACTTTCCTCTATCTCAATTCCCCTGGTACAGCATACCTGTATTATTAGTGATAGCGATCGCCCTCACCTACTGGGGTGGCTATAAATTCGCCCATCAACAAGACTAA
- a CDS encoding type II toxin-antitoxin system HicA family toxin, whose translation MVLNSKHQKTLDDVFESPVRANILWSDIESLLIALGAEVSEGRGSRVRIALSSVRAIFHRPHPQKETDKGAVKSMRHFLTEAGFKEDISTGELNNNEI comes from the coding sequence ATGGTACTAAACAGCAAACATCAAAAAACCCTAGATGACGTTTTTGAAAGTCCGGTTAGAGCCAATATCCTGTGGAGTGATATTGAGTCTTTGTTGATTGCGCTTGGTGCGGAAGTGTCAGAAGGAAGGGGGTCAAGAGTGAGGATAGCTCTTAGTAGTGTCAGAGCAATTTTCCACCGACCACACCCACAAAAAGAAACTGATAAAGGTGCTGTTAAGTCTATGCGGCACTTTTTGACAGAAGCCGGGTTTAAAGAAGACATAAGCACAGGGGAGCTAAATAACAATGAGATATAA
- a CDS encoding type II toxin-antitoxin system HicB family antitoxin, producing MRYKGYEAVVEFDDEAEIFHGEVINIRDVITFQADNVKELKQAFHDSVDDYLEFCKERGEEPEKPFSGKLMLRINPELHKTIAVKAKKEGKSLNSWIEKCLCQYAG from the coding sequence ATGAGATATAAAGGATATGAAGCCGTTGTTGAGTTTGATGATGAAGCTGAAATCTTTCATGGCGAAGTGATCAACATTCGAGATGTGATTACATTTCAGGCTGATAACGTAAAAGAGCTAAAGCAAGCCTTTCACGACTCAGTTGATGATTATTTAGAATTTTGCAAAGAACGTGGTGAAGAACCTGAAAAGCCATTTTCAGGTAAGCTAATGCTCAGAATTAACCCGGAGTTACATAAAACAATTGCTGTCAAGGCAAAGAAAGAGGGTAAAAGCCTTAACTCTTGGATAGAAAAATGCTTGTGCCAGTATGCTGGTTAA
- a CDS encoding pentapeptide repeat-containing protein → MKLKLLAAVALATPLFLANSVNAGNPQDLQKLLSTGECIGCNLKGMNLSSAHLIGADLRNANLSGANLSGANLEGADLTNANLKGANLTSAYLTNVNMKKANLNGVNLTRAHVIDSNVYGASMENLTITDAEIYNTAIGVGGEDAEIPDWD, encoded by the coding sequence ATGAAACTCAAGCTATTAGCGGCTGTGGCCTTAGCAACTCCCCTATTTTTGGCGAACTCAGTCAACGCCGGGAATCCGCAAGACTTACAAAAACTGTTATCTACTGGGGAATGTATCGGGTGTAATCTAAAAGGCATGAACCTCAGCAGCGCTCATTTAATTGGTGCTGACCTAAGAAATGCTAACCTTTCTGGCGCTAATCTTTCTGGCGCTAACCTTGAAGGTGCAGATTTAACAAACGCCAACTTAAAAGGAGCTAACTTAACTTCAGCCTACCTAACTAACGTCAACATGAAAAAAGCCAATCTCAATGGAGTGAATTTAACTCGCGCCCATGTGATTGACTCCAACGTATATGGTGCATCAATGGAAAACCTTACCATTACTGACGCAGAAATTTATAATACTGCGATCGGCGTTGGTGGTGAAGACGCAGAAATTCCAGATTGGGATTAG
- a CDS encoding alpha/beta fold hydrolase produces MTVTQDTWQHEYITTNGVKLHYVTQGTGPLMLMLHGFPECWYSWRHQIPVFAQHFQVVAVDLRGYNDSDKPKEQSAYVMDEFIKDIEGLIRGLGHEKCILVGHDWGGAIAWSFAYAHPNMVERLIILNLPHPAKFSQGLFQPQQLLRSSYIFLFQLPGIPELLLQSGDYQIIPKTIQGTAFNKDAFNQQDLDVYQKSAAKPGALTAMLNYYRNVFSHSLFNRTWGILDVPTLMIWGENDTALGKELTYGTENYVKNLEIKYIPACGHWVQQEKPELVNQYIREFLVL; encoded by the coding sequence ATGACCGTCACTCAGGATACTTGGCAACACGAATACATTACTACCAACGGGGTGAAGCTGCACTATGTTACCCAAGGCACAGGCCCATTAATGCTCATGTTACATGGATTTCCTGAATGTTGGTATTCCTGGCGGCATCAAATACCCGTCTTCGCTCAACATTTCCAAGTCGTTGCAGTTGATTTGCGTGGTTACAACGACAGCGATAAACCAAAAGAACAATCAGCCTATGTTATGGATGAGTTCATCAAAGACATTGAAGGACTGATTAGAGGATTAGGACATGAAAAGTGTATTTTAGTAGGACATGATTGGGGAGGTGCGATCGCTTGGTCTTTCGCTTATGCCCATCCTAATATGGTAGAGCGGTTAATTATCCTCAACCTACCCCACCCAGCGAAATTTTCTCAAGGTCTTTTTCAGCCCCAACAATTACTACGTAGCTCGTATATATTCCTGTTTCAACTTCCCGGAATACCAGAATTACTTTTACAATCAGGAGATTATCAAATCATTCCCAAAACTATACAAGGCACAGCATTTAATAAAGATGCTTTCAATCAACAAGACCTTGATGTTTATCAAAAATCCGCCGCAAAACCCGGCGCACTTACTGCCATGCTGAACTACTATCGTAATGTTTTTTCACATTCCCTATTTAATAGAACTTGGGGAATTTTAGATGTGCCAACACTGATGATTTGGGGAGAAAACGATACTGCTTTAGGCAAAGAGCTTACTTACGGCACAGAAAATTATGTAAAAAATCTAGAAATTAAGTATATTCCCGCTTGTGGACATTGGGTACAGCAAGAAAAGCCCGAATTAGTGAATCAGTATATTCGGGAATTTCTGGTACTGTAA
- a CDS encoding endonuclease/exonuclease/phosphatase family protein yields MMSDIKENVVTFAKQFLPYYRFIRPPESTIDSSHILSTELNSDSIKVLNWNIAKNNFEKFWFQDFFKIQRECQPDLIFLQEVRMGLAVEQIVGFKNMSWAYAPNFIDAHHQTYSGILTAAKISAIAKKVIVTKHHEPVLKTPKVSLFTEYSLSHHHETLLTINSHLINFVDLEKFKAQLHELELAISTHTGPIIFAGDFNTWSRKRAVLLEKTVIRLGLKEAHFAPDESKKIKRFLLSPPLDYIFYRGLKEKCSSARVLDEICSSDHKPLLAEFTYDHI; encoded by the coding sequence ATGATGTCTGATATTAAAGAAAATGTAGTGACTTTTGCTAAACAATTTCTGCCTTATTACAGATTTATTCGCCCACCAGAATCTACAATCGATAGTAGCCACATACTATCAACAGAATTAAATAGTGATTCGATTAAAGTTTTAAATTGGAATATTGCCAAAAATAACTTTGAAAAATTTTGGTTTCAAGATTTTTTCAAAATCCAGAGAGAATGCCAACCAGACTTAATATTTTTACAAGAAGTACGTATGGGTTTGGCGGTAGAGCAAATTGTTGGGTTTAAAAATATGAGTTGGGCTTATGCACCCAATTTTATTGATGCTCACCACCAAACTTATTCGGGAATTTTGACTGCGGCGAAAATTAGTGCGATCGCTAAAAAAGTCATCGTGACAAAACATCATGAGCCTGTGTTAAAAACTCCTAAAGTTTCGTTGTTTACTGAATACTCTTTATCTCATCATCATGAAACTCTGTTAACTATCAATAGTCATCTAATTAATTTTGTAGATTTAGAGAAGTTTAAGGCTCAATTACATGAATTGGAGTTAGCCATATCAACTCATACTGGGCCGATTATTTTTGCAGGGGACTTTAACACTTGGAGCCGTAAACGAGCCGTACTATTAGAAAAGACTGTCATCAGGCTGGGTTTAAAAGAAGCACATTTTGCCCCGGATGAAAGTAAGAAGATTAAACGGTTCCTTTTGTCACCCCCCCTAGACTATATTTTTTATCGAGGTCTAAAAGAAAAATGTAGCAGTGCTAGGGTATTAGATGAAATTTGTTCATCCGATCACAAACCTTTACTGGCAGAATTTACTTATGACCATATATAA
- the cls gene encoding cardiolipin synthase, translated as MLVDSSILAFFSAATVVVHGLGIAHAAHAVMNVRSSRGAIAWSISLITFPWLALPLYWILGRTKFHGYAEALRSVYRQHYQLVHQTYHEITKFQVAVSAKLVPLQLLAEAFTGIPFTSGNNAKLLINGQETFGAMLSAIASANSYILLQSYIIANDQIGNQFKDALIAKAQQGVRIYLLYDEIGSSKLPRSYISSLQKNNIQVSAFHTTKGRGNRFQLNFRNHRKILVVDGEIAFIGGLNIGDEYLGKHRRLSPWRDTHLMLQGPTVQSLQSPFLQDWYWATRKVLDVNWQVKPNQETDFTALILPTGPADKLKACKLFFVNAINQAQTRLWIASPYFVPDDSTLTALKLAAMRGVDVRIILPNRPDHLFVYLCSFSYYTEMKTMNIKLYRYKHGFMHQKIILIDHDFAGVGTVNLDNRSFFLNFEVMAFIANSQFAKSVEEMLQADLAASVSVDFSEYDRKPLWFNLVVRTSRLLAPLL; from the coding sequence ATGCTGGTAGACAGTAGCATCCTGGCTTTTTTTAGTGCAGCGACAGTTGTTGTTCATGGTTTGGGAATTGCTCACGCTGCTCATGCGGTGATGAATGTGCGTTCTTCTCGTGGTGCGATCGCTTGGAGTATTTCTTTAATAACTTTTCCCTGGCTGGCTCTGCCTTTATATTGGATTTTAGGTAGAACAAAATTTCACGGATATGCTGAGGCTTTGCGCTCAGTTTACCGTCAACATTACCAGCTTGTTCACCAGACTTACCACGAAATTACTAAATTTCAGGTTGCAGTTTCCGCGAAATTAGTACCGTTACAACTGCTTGCGGAAGCTTTTACAGGTATTCCTTTTACTTCCGGTAATAATGCCAAATTATTGATTAATGGTCAAGAAACTTTTGGTGCAATGTTGAGTGCGATCGCATCTGCCAACAGTTATATTTTGCTGCAATCTTACATTATTGCAAATGACCAAATAGGTAATCAATTCAAAGATGCTTTAATTGCTAAAGCACAGCAAGGAGTGCGAATTTATTTACTTTACGATGAGATTGGCTCAAGTAAGCTTCCTCGCTCTTATATTTCATCTCTGCAAAAGAATAATATTCAGGTGAGTGCTTTTCATACTACCAAAGGTAGAGGTAATCGTTTTCAGCTAAATTTCCGCAACCATCGCAAGATTTTGGTGGTTGATGGTGAAATTGCCTTTATCGGTGGCTTGAATATAGGTGATGAGTACCTGGGTAAGCATCGCCGTTTGAGTCCTTGGCGTGATACCCATTTGATGTTACAAGGGCCGACTGTGCAAAGTCTGCAAAGTCCTTTCCTACAAGATTGGTATTGGGCGACACGGAAAGTTCTGGATGTTAATTGGCAAGTTAAACCTAATCAAGAGACTGATTTTACAGCTTTGATATTACCTACAGGCCCCGCAGATAAGTTAAAAGCTTGTAAACTCTTTTTCGTTAATGCTATCAATCAAGCACAAACTCGCCTTTGGATTGCTAGCCCCTATTTTGTACCGGATGATTCTACTTTAACAGCCTTGAAATTAGCAGCAATGCGGGGTGTAGATGTGAGAATTATCCTCCCAAACCGGCCTGATCATTTATTCGTTTATCTGTGTTCTTTCTCTTATTACACAGAAATGAAGACCATGAATATTAAATTATATCGTTACAAACATGGATTCATGCACCAAAAAATCATTTTAATAGACCATGATTTTGCAGGTGTAGGAACAGTTAACTTAGATAATCGCTCTTTCTTTCTCAACTTTGAAGTGATGGCTTTTATTGCCAACTCTCAGTTTGCTAAGAGTGTAGAGGAAATGTTACAAGCTGATTTGGCTGCATCTGTGAGCGTAGATTTTTCTGAGTATGATAGAAAACCTTTGTGGTTTAATTTAGTTGTTAGGACATCGCGTTTACTAGCACCTTTATTGTAA
- a CDS encoding aldo/keto reductase: protein MDISRRDLLRAVSASGLGAAGVFASQGLAKQVLAQNQPTPNQTKKGEMFYRQLGRTGEQVSVIGLGGHHIGRPKDEQEGIRLIRTALDRGINFMDNSWDYHNGGSEIRMGKALRDGYRQKAFLMTKIDGRTKAAATKQIDESLKRLQTDRLDLLQHHEVIRMEDPDRIFAPGGAMEAVIEAQKAGKIRYIGFTGHKDPLVHLRMLEVANQNNFRFDAVQMPLNVMDAHFRSFEKQVLPILVKQGIAVLGMKSMGDQNILKSNVVKPIECLHYAMNLPTSTVITGIESMPILNQAFEAVRTFTPMSQEQVRALLNRTRQAALKGQYELFKTTSQFDSTAKNPEWLG, encoded by the coding sequence GTGGATATTAGCAGACGAGATTTACTAAGAGCAGTTTCCGCTTCTGGTCTAGGCGCGGCTGGTGTGTTTGCCTCTCAAGGTTTAGCCAAACAAGTCTTAGCACAAAATCAACCTACCCCTAACCAGACCAAAAAAGGGGAAATGTTTTACAGACAACTAGGACGCACAGGGGAACAAGTATCTGTAATTGGTCTAGGCGGTCATCATATTGGTAGACCAAAAGATGAGCAAGAGGGTATTCGGCTAATTCGTACAGCCCTCGATCGCGGCATTAATTTCATGGATAATAGCTGGGACTACCATAACGGGGGTAGTGAAATTCGCATGGGTAAAGCCCTGCGTGATGGTTATCGCCAAAAAGCTTTTCTGATGACCAAAATCGATGGTCGCACAAAAGCGGCGGCCACAAAACAAATTGATGAATCTCTCAAACGCCTGCAAACAGACCGTCTTGATTTGTTGCAGCACCATGAAGTTATTCGCATGGAAGACCCAGACCGCATTTTTGCTCCTGGGGGTGCAATGGAAGCAGTCATAGAAGCCCAAAAAGCTGGTAAGATTCGTTACATAGGTTTTACTGGACATAAAGACCCCTTAGTACATCTAAGAATGTTGGAAGTTGCCAATCAAAATAACTTCCGTTTTGATGCAGTCCAAATGCCTTTAAATGTCATGGATGCTCATTTCCGTAGTTTTGAAAAGCAAGTTTTACCCATACTCGTGAAACAAGGAATTGCTGTATTGGGAATGAAATCAATGGGCGATCAAAATATTCTTAAAAGCAATGTTGTCAAACCTATCGAATGCCTACATTATGCAATGAATCTGCCAACTTCAACGGTGATTACAGGTATTGAAAGTATGCCTATTTTAAATCAGGCGTTTGAAGCAGTACGCACGTTTACACCGATGAGCCAAGAACAAGTCAGAGCTTTGCTAAATCGTACTCGCCAAGCAGCGCTCAAGGGTCAGTATGAACTGTTTAAAACTACTAGTCAATTTGACAGTACAGCCAAAAATCCTGAGTGGTTGGGGTAA
- a CDS encoding putative bifunctional diguanylate cyclase/phosphodiesterase produces the protein MQLNQKLYLYSALDNFRFLNKSYTAKIMSVAFLGTHIPLLTLLFSFVISNSYSWEMTIRVLIIALIATLAGTAATLYALHHLLVPVNLTSASLRDYLNNKTLPSLPTEFADEAGTLMADTSQSIYKLNELIDYISNYDELTGLPNRELLRERVNQTITKAQHDQNMVAVMVLGIDDFTEMSHVIEREQANLLLRAVAQRLTSCVAQTDILAHLHTDEFAIARLEIPSFESIVKLSQLVLTTLNKPFLIQGNQIRITASIGITINQPESILDLDQLLQQAHIALYQAKQQGRSQYQFYSPEINAQLQERLILENELHGALEGQEIVVYYQPIINLQTRNIAAVEALVRWQHPTRGLVSPAKFIPIAEANGLILKIGEYVLRTACMQNRAWQLAGLPPMRMSVNLSARQFEQPNLVELVSQIMQESHLHPSYLELEVTESFLMADIHHSTKILKQLRELGVWLALDDFGTGYSSLNYLKRFPVNMLKIDRSFVQDVASNPDSAAVTDAIIALANSLQLKITAEGIETQEQLNYLQKRGCQEGQGYYFGVPVPAEKITAVLQPKEAIAV, from the coding sequence ATGCAGTTAAATCAGAAGCTCTATTTATACTCGGCTCTAGATAATTTCAGATTTCTCAATAAAAGTTACACCGCCAAAATTATGTCGGTGGCTTTTTTAGGTACTCACATTCCACTTTTAACCTTACTTTTTAGTTTTGTTATCTCAAATTCCTACTCTTGGGAGATGACAATTAGAGTATTAATTATTGCTTTAATTGCAACTTTAGCTGGTACAGCCGCTACCCTCTATGCACTTCATCACTTGCTTGTACCAGTCAATCTTACATCCGCCTCATTAAGAGACTATCTCAACAATAAAACCTTACCCAGCTTGCCTACAGAATTTGCTGATGAAGCAGGTACACTTATGGCAGATACATCGCAAAGTATATACAAATTAAACGAGTTGATTGACTACATCAGCAATTATGACGAACTCACAGGTTTACCTAATCGAGAGTTACTACGGGAACGTGTTAATCAAACTATTACCAAAGCCCAACACGATCAAAATATGGTAGCTGTGATGGTGTTGGGAATTGATGATTTTACAGAAATGAGTCATGTAATAGAACGTGAGCAAGCCAATTTATTATTAAGAGCAGTAGCCCAACGTTTAACAAGTTGTGTTGCTCAGACAGATATTTTAGCCCATTTGCATACAGATGAATTTGCGATCGCTCGTTTAGAAATTCCTTCCTTTGAAAGTATCGTTAAGCTATCGCAACTAGTGTTAACCACACTAAATAAACCTTTCCTCATCCAAGGAAACCAAATTCGCATCACAGCTAGTATCGGCATTACAATTAATCAACCAGAAAGTATTCTTGATTTAGACCAGTTATTGCAGCAAGCGCACATAGCCTTGTATCAAGCCAAGCAACAAGGACGCAGCCAATACCAGTTTTATTCACCAGAAATTAATGCGCAACTGCAAGAAAGATTGATTTTAGAGAATGAACTGCATGGGGCATTAGAAGGCCAAGAAATTGTAGTTTATTATCAACCCATTATTAATCTCCAGACTAGAAATATAGCAGCCGTTGAAGCGTTGGTACGTTGGCAACATCCCACCAGAGGTTTAGTATCTCCTGCTAAATTTATTCCTATTGCTGAAGCTAACGGATTAATTTTGAAAATTGGTGAATATGTATTACGAACTGCTTGTATGCAAAATCGTGCTTGGCAACTTGCAGGACTTCCACCCATGCGGATGTCAGTAAACTTATCAGCTAGACAGTTTGAACAACCAAATTTGGTAGAACTTGTCAGTCAAATCATGCAGGAAAGTCATTTACATCCATCATATTTAGAACTGGAAGTCACCGAAAGCTTCTTAATGGCAGACATTCACCACTCCACCAAAATCCTCAAACAATTACGAGAATTAGGGGTATGGCTGGCTCTAGATGACTTTGGTACAGGTTATTCTTCTCTTAACTATCTCAAACGCTTCCCTGTTAATATGCTGAAAATTGATCGGTCATTTGTCCAGGATGTAGCGTCTAACCCTGATAGTGCGGCTGTAACTGATGCCATTATTGCCTTAGCCAACAGCCTGCAATTAAAGATTACCGCCGAGGGAATAGAAACCCAAGAACAACTTAATTATCTACAAAAGCGTGGTTGTCAGGAAGGTCAAGGATATTACTTTGGTGTACCTGTTCCCGCCGAGAAAATCACAGCAGTTTTGCAACCAAAAGAGGCAATTGCCGTTTAA
- the arsM gene encoding arsenosugar biosynthesis arsenite methyltransferase ArsM, whose product MTYLETAAQFYSEVAQTPEVGLCCVQSTPLQLPGLKVPLPMQEMNYGCGTTVHPTELAKEPTVLYVGVGGGLEALQFAYFSRRPGAVIAVDPVAAMREAAARNLEMAVTENSWFEASFVEIREGDAFNIPVADASVDIVAQNCLFNIFEPEDLTRALKEAYRVLKPGGRLQMSDPIATRPVPAHLQQDERLRAMCLSGALTYEEYTNRIIAAGFGQIEVRARRPYRLLDAQTYNLDTPLLLESLDSVSFKVAIPEDGACIFTGKTAIYAGFEPFFDDEAGHILQRGIPATVCDKTAAKLAVIKPTEIIITDSTWHYSGGGCC is encoded by the coding sequence ATGACTTATTTAGAAACAGCTGCACAATTTTACAGCGAAGTTGCCCAAACACCAGAGGTAGGACTTTGTTGTGTTCAAAGTACCCCCTTGCAACTGCCAGGGCTAAAAGTTCCTTTGCCTATGCAGGAAATGAACTATGGTTGTGGAACTACAGTTCATCCTACGGAACTGGCGAAGGAACCTACCGTTTTATACGTTGGCGTAGGTGGTGGTTTAGAAGCCTTACAGTTTGCTTATTTTTCTCGTCGTCCTGGTGCGGTAATTGCTGTTGACCCAGTGGCAGCGATGCGAGAAGCAGCAGCACGTAACTTAGAAATGGCGGTGACAGAAAATTCTTGGTTTGAAGCTAGTTTTGTCGAGATACGCGAAGGCGATGCCTTTAACATACCTGTAGCTGATGCCTCAGTTGATATTGTTGCGCAAAATTGCTTGTTTAATATCTTTGAGCCGGAAGATTTAACCCGTGCATTAAAAGAGGCGTATCGGGTATTAAAGCCTGGTGGACGTTTGCAAATGAGCGATCCTATTGCTACTCGTCCTGTCCCTGCACATTTGCAACAAGATGAACGCTTACGCGCTATGTGCTTATCGGGCGCACTTACCTACGAAGAATATACTAACCGCATAATTGCTGCTGGTTTTGGTCAAATTGAAGTTCGCGCCCGTCGTCCTTATCGCCTACTTGATGCCCAAACTTATAATTTAGATACACCTCTACTGTTAGAAAGTCTTGATTCTGTATCGTTCAAAGTGGCTATTCCTGAAGATGGCGCTTGTATTTTTACAGGAAAAACAGCAATTTATGCTGGTTTCGAGCCATTTTTTGATGATGAGGCTGGACATATCCTACAACGTGGCATTCCGGCAACCGTATGTGATAAGACTGCTGCTAAACTAGCAGTTATAAAGCCAACAGAAATAATAATTACTGATTCAACTTGGCATTATAGCGGTGGTGGTTGCTGTTAA